The nucleotide window CTATCTCCTCCAGCAGGGTCAGCGACTGCTCGGCGCCTATGCAGGACAGGTAGGCCGGCGAGGTGTCGAACCGGCGGGCCGCGGCGGGGAACGCGGTGACCGGTCCGTAGCACGACCCGTAGGGGTCCTCTGCCGCGTACCACCCCGAGAGCAGCGGCGGCAGCTCCTCGGCAGCCGCTTCGCTCACGGTGAGGAAAGAGACGCCGCGCGGGGCCAGGAGCCACTTGAAGGCGCCGCACACCAGGTAGTCGACCTCGCCCGCGTGGACCGGCTGCCAGCCCACCGAATGCGTGGCGTCCACCAGGGTCCGCGTGCCGTGGGTAGCCGCCGCCGACCGGATGGCCGCGAGGTCGGCGACGCGCCCGTCGGCGGACTGCACCGAGCTGACCGCCACCAGCGCGGTGCCCGGCCGTATCTCGTCCGCCAGGCATTCCAGCGGGGCGCTGCGCACCTTCAGGTCGCGGCGTATCACGAAGGGGGTGATGAGGGAGGAGAAGTCGTCGTCGGCGTGGAGCACCTCGGCACCGGCGGGGAGCGACATGGCGATCAGACCGGCGTGGACCGAGACCGCCGGGCCGATCGCCACCCTGTCGGCCGTCACCCCGGCCAGTCGGGCGAACGCCTCCCGCGACGCCGTCACCGCCGGCTCCCACGCGGAGAACTCCGCGACCGGCCAGCCGTCCAGGGCGCGCCGGAGCGCGTCGGTGGCCCGGGCCGGGGCCAGCCCGGTGGACGCGGTGTTGAGGTAGACCGGCGGGTGCCGGCGCGCCGGCGGTGTCGTCCGATCCGCCTGCGCATATGTCGTCTGCGGCGCGAACTCGCCGCCCCCCAAGCTCTTCATGCGAACTAGCGTGCACCCCGTTCGAACTCAAAGTCCATAGCTAATTTCTCGCCTTCATCCCTAAGGGTGACTTATGATCGAAGGGTGATAGAAGCACGCCATCTCCGGGTACTGCGAGCGGTCTCCAGGACGGGTTCGTTCTCCGCCGCCGCTCGGGAGCTCGGCTGCACCCAGCCCGCCGTCAGCCAGCAGATGAAGGCCCTCGAACTCTCGGTGGGCACGCCCCTGATCGTCCGGGTGGGCCGGGAGATGCGGCTCACCGAGGCGGGCGAGGCGCTGACCCGGCACGCCACCGGGATCCTGGCCGGGCTCACCGCGGCGGAGGAGGAGGTGGCCGCGATCGCCGGGCTGCGGGCCGGGCGGGTCCGGCTCGCCTCGTTCCCCTCCGGCAGCTCCACCCTGGTCCCGGCCGCGGTGGCCGCGATGCGGGCCGCCCACCCCGGTACGCAGGTCTCGCTGGAGGAGGCCGAGCCACCGGAGTCGGTGGAAATGCTCCGTTCGGGTGATTGCGAAATCGCCCTGGCGTTCCGTTACCTGGATATGCCCGGCGGGGAGGGTGAGTGGGACGACCTGGTCGTCCGGCCGCTGCTCACCGATCGCCTGGTGGGTCTGGTCCCGGCTTCGCATCCGCTGGCACAGGCCGCGCCGCGGGGTCACGCGGTCGGTGTCGGCGACCTGGCGGACGAGCAGTGGATCGCGGGCTGCCCGCGATGCCGCCGCCACCTCGTCGCCGTCTGCGAGAACGCCGGGTTCACGCCGCGCATCGACTTCGCCACCGACGACTACCCGGCCGTCGCCGGCCTGGTCGGAGCCGGTCTCGGGGTCGCCATGCTGCCGGAGCTCGCGTTGGAGTCCGTACGTCCGAAGGGGGTGACGATCGTCGAGGTGGAGCCCGTGGTGCGCCGCGAGATCGTCGCGCTCACCCTGCCCGACCTGGAGCCGGTGCCGGCCGTGCACGCCATGCTCGACCGCCTCGCGGAGGCCGCCGGCCCGCTGAGGTCGCTGAGCGGTGCGGTGGCGTCCTGAGGGATGTGCGCGCCCGCGGACGTGGCGGGTGCCGTGGCGTTCCCGGAGGGCTCGGAGGCGTGCCGCGGTGAGCCCGTCCGCCGTGGCGGCTCGTGC belongs to Streptantibioticus cattleyicolor NRRL 8057 = DSM 46488 and includes:
- a CDS encoding LysR family transcriptional regulator, translating into MIEARHLRVLRAVSRTGSFSAAARELGCTQPAVSQQMKALELSVGTPLIVRVGREMRLTEAGEALTRHATGILAGLTAAEEEVAAIAGLRAGRVRLASFPSGSSTLVPAAVAAMRAAHPGTQVSLEEAEPPESVEMLRSGDCEIALAFRYLDMPGGEGEWDDLVVRPLLTDRLVGLVPASHPLAQAAPRGHAVGVGDLADEQWIAGCPRCRRHLVAVCENAGFTPRIDFATDDYPAVAGLVGAGLGVAMLPELALESVRPKGVTIVEVEPVVRREIVALTLPDLEPVPAVHAMLDRLAEAAGPLRSLSGAVAS
- a CDS encoding aminotransferase class V-fold PLP-dependent enzyme — translated: MKSLGGGEFAPQTTYAQADRTTPPARRHPPVYLNTASTGLAPARATDALRRALDGWPVAEFSAWEPAVTASREAFARLAGVTADRVAIGPAVSVHAGLIAMSLPAGAEVLHADDDFSSLITPFVIRRDLKVRSAPLECLADEIRPGTALVAVSSVQSADGRVADLAAIRSAAATHGTRTLVDATHSVGWQPVHAGEVDYLVCGAFKWLLAPRGVSFLTVSEAAAEELPPLLSGWYAAEDPYGSCYGPVTAFPAAARRFDTSPAYLSCIGAEQSLTLLEEIGVDAIGAHNLALADRYRAGLAELGHRPVGDGGSPIVSVPGLGHRADDLARAGIVVSDRAGHLRASFHLYNSADDVDLLLNALRAPAHRPRGTA